The Gadus morhua chromosome 10, gadMor3.0, whole genome shotgun sequence genome segment ccacctcaccttcCTCCACCCATCCCAAACCCACCTCAGCttaacccctcctccaccctccccagcacaccctctcctccccccattcCAACCCACCCTTCTCCATCCTCCCCCACTTACCCTCTCTTtcacctcatcctcctcgaccCACCCCAACTCACCCTTTCCTTCACCCAACCTACCTCAACCAAactctctccttcacctctgccccccttcaccctccccaacccaccctctcctccacctccccctcctccaaacCCTCCTCCACAATTCACtcatccccctccacccaccccaacTAACAATATCCTCCCCCCAACCTAGCTCACACCAACCCTCCACTCCACCTCGTCACCAACCGTGTTGCTATGCTAGGCTCATGTGCTAACTCTGGTTCGCTCTGTTCCAGGGGGGTTGAAGGAACGGTGCTGGCCCTACAGGTGTCTGACtgctgggctgctgctgctgtgtgcctTGTCCCTGGCTGGAAACGTAACTCAGTTTTACTGTGAGTAACGTCTGCATGATGCCTGGTGCACCTGGAACAGGTCTTGGTCATCGAACAtagatatacattatatactgACTGTCTTACGGTGGGTCACGGTTCGGTAAGGTTTCAATACATCGACGAAATAAATGCCATTGCATTTAGCCTTTTTTATTTAGATTTTCATTATCAGTAAAAAACATGGATATCTTGGCTTGCAGTCTCGCTAGATGTGACCACATTTAGGGGTCAGGCATGCACTGTGGACCATCAAAGCACAAATCATCTTTATTTCTGTCCTGCTCAGCCTTCTAGTAATCAGAGAGTACTGATTCATACGCCTGTTGGAAAAGAATCGCGGCCGGCAACGTAAACTGTAAAAATATCACGGAAAATAGGAGCATTCGGGTCATCGGTCTGGGACTTCCGGTCGTATTCTGAAAAATTACTTCAATGCTCCAACTGTGGTTCGGACATCAGCTCTATGTTGAGGACGGCGATTGTTTTAAATCAGTTCTCTCTTGTATCAGGCACACTTGAgcaattattgtatgttgtacgtcctggcacttaaaaatagtacttaggaTTAGGTAGCATCTTTTCATAACTTTGTTGTAGAAGGAGAataggttaacctagcgattgttatcacttggttctatgcacatctttactgtaccgtcagcgatatattgttgtttctctttcttctgacaaatgtacttagtgttagtcgctttggaataaagcatctgctTTAAATGTATTAGAAAATGGCAGAATTTGACCCTTTATTGCTTGTGCGTGTAAAAcatagaaaacatttaaagttAACCGGCACGTAGCTGACAAACCAAAGGCCTGTCTTACTGTCAGGACCATTAACAGACCGATAATAATATTGTAtgataataacaaaataatacataGTAATAAAGACACTATTCCCTCTGTTCTCAGTTGGAGGTGGTGTGGGCCAGAGGCTTCACCACGCCTTCACCAAGCAGGAGGAGCAACTACAGGAGAGATACAGGACCCTGACGAGGAACAGCACGGGTCTGCACGATAGATACCAGACTCTGGCTGCCGAGGGAGCCAGTCTTCAACTAAGTTACCACGCTTTGACccaagagagagaccagctacaGGGCCAGGCTAGCGCCCTTTCCACCGAGAGAGACCAGCTACAGGGCCAGGCAAGCAGCCTtaccaaagagagagaccagctacaGGGCCAAGCTAGCACCCTTACTAACGAGAGAGACCAGCTACAGGGCCAGGCTAGAACCcttaaaaaagagagagaccagctacaGGGCTGGTATAGCACCcttgataaagagagagaccagctacaGGGCCAGGCTAGCACCCTTactaaagagagagaccagctgcAGGGCCAGTTAAGTACCCTtaccaaagagagagaccagctactGGGCCGGCTTAGCACCACTactaaagagagagaccagctaaAGGGACAGGCTAGCACCCTtaccaaagagagagaccagcaacAGGGCCAGTTTACCAACCTTactaaagagagagaccagctacaGGGCCAGGCTAGCACCCTTACTAAAGAGGGAGACCAGCTGCAGGGCCAGTTTAGTACCCTtaccaaagagagagaccagctactGGGCCGGCTTAGCACCACTactaaagagagagaccagctacaGGGCCAGGCTAGCACCCTTACTAAAGAGGTAGACCAGCTGCAGGGCCAGTTTAGTACCCTtaccaaagagagagaccagctactGGGCCGGCTTAGCACCACTactaaagagagagaccagctaaAGGGACAGGCTAGCACCCTtaccaaagagagagaccagcaacAGGCCAGTTTACCAACCTTACTAAAGAGAGAGATCAGCTACAGGGCCAGGCTAGCACCCTtagcaaagagagagaccagctacaGGGCCGGTTTAGCACCCTtaccaaagagagagaccagctgcAGGGCCAGGCTAGCACCCTtaccaaagagagagaccagctacaGGGCCAGTTTAGCACCCTTACTAAAGAGAAAGACCAGCTACAGGGGCGGTTTAGCACCCTTactaaagagagagaccagctacaGGGCAGTTTCAGCACCCTaagcaaagagagagaccagttaAAGCGCCAGGCTAGCACCCTtaccaaagagagagaccatctACAGGACTCAAGTTCCAAACTCATGAAGGAGGCCAAAGCCCTGAATGATACAGTTGAATGTAAGTGAGGTTGTTTTGGTTGCATATACACGGTATACacatattattactattatttacatatatattttttgtgtatctttgtgGTAGTAGCAAATGAAAACAACCAAGACTTAgtcatatatatatcaatatctaCATCTATGTAGATACCGAGACGCCAAGCTGGGTAATACGGTGTGATATATACACAGCCACTTAACATTGCTATTTACCTCTAACCACTAACCATTTTTGTAGATAAATGTGGGCTATCaagtttctctttctctatagGTCCCCTATTTTCCAAGCGGGCATGGTGTTGATGGATTGAGACCGCTGGTAGTCTGGTCTATCCTGCGTAACTCTGGTGGACACCCCAGTGTGATGCCACCAGAGGGGGGATCGTGACTTGGCTCATGATGGCTCTTCAACATCACGCCCTCTGATCAACCAGGGGGCCTTTAACGGTTGTCTGTATAACCCCGTATCTATTTGCAGCCCGGAAGTGTCCTCCGGGATGGATTAAGTTCCAGTGCAGTTGTTACAGAGTCCATCCTACTAGGAGGACCTGGGAGGACGGTCGCAAGTACTGCCAGAGCCAACAGGCTGACCTGGTGATCATCaacagcagagaggagcaggtgAGGAGGAACCAACTGGGACGCACTACTCCTAACATCTACAGGGGCTCCTTGTTGGGCGAGTGGGAAAGACCTTCCTATATGATCTGTCATTATATATAGTTTACAATCGGTGCCGCCATCAAAACGTTTTAGTAGTTAGCACTGCGTAGCATCttgtcctagctatctttgtatacggggaatgggttatcctaatgattgttagtgcttggcaatGGCTgatatgaacatccttactgtaacgACAGCGACACAttgttctccttcttctgaggaatgtacttattgcatgtcgctttggataaaagcgtctacttAATGCCCTCATTGTTAATGTGAATGGAAGTGTAAAC includes the following:
- the LOC115551980 gene encoding LOW QUALITY PROTEIN: centromere-associated protein E-like (The sequence of the model RefSeq protein was modified relative to this genomic sequence to represent the inferred CDS: inserted 1 base in 1 codon), with translation MQRLDMDEDGIRNLMVPQGGLKERCWPYRCLTAGLLLLCALSLAGNVTQFYFGGGVGQRLHHAFTKQEEQLQERYRTLTRNSTGLHDRYQTLAAEGASLQLSYHALTQERDQLQGQASALSTERDQLQGQASSLTKERDQLQGQASTLTNERDQLQGQARTLKKERDQLQGWYSTLDKERDQLQGQASTLTKERDQLQGQLSTLTKERDQLLGRLSTTTKERDQLKGQASTLTKERDQQQGQFTNLTKERDQLQGQASTLTKEGDQLQGQFSTLTKERDQLLGRLSTTTKERDQLQGQASTLTKEVDQLQGQFSTLTKERDQLLGRLSTTTKERDQLKGQASTLTKERDQQQASLPTXTKERDQLQGQASTLSKERDQLQGRFSTLTKERDQLQGQASTLTKERDQLQGQFSTLTKEKDQLQGRFSTLTKERDQLQGSFSTLSKERDQLKRQASTLTKERDHLQDSSSKLMKEAKALNDTVESRKCPPGWIKFQCSCYRVHPTRRTWEDGRKYCQSQQADLVIINSREEQIFLNTLLQKGAHRWIGLSDIGTEGVWTWVDGTTPTTMYWGNGQPDIEGGDQDCVYYFQSETVGWPNGGWKDDRCEKSGGSICEK